DNA sequence from the Calditerricola satsumensis genome:
CCCCAATGCCCGCGTGGCCTGCGAGACGGCGGTAACCACGGGGCTTGTGCTGGTGACCGGGGAGATCACCACCGAGTGCTACGTGGACATTCCCAAACTCGTGCGCGACGTGATCCGCGACATCGGGTACACGCGGGCCAAGTTCGGCTTTGACGCCGACACCTGCGCCGTCATCACGGCCATCGACGAGCAGTCGCCGGACATCGCCGCGGGCGTGAACCGGGCGCTGGAAGCGCGGGAGGGACAGATGTCCGACGAGGAAATCGAGGCCATCGGGGCGGGCGACCAGGGGCTGATGTTCGGGTTTGCCTGCAACGAGACGCCGGAACTGATGCCGCTGCCCATCTCCCTGGCTCATAAGCTCGCGCGCCGCCTGGCGGAGGTGCGCAAGAAGGAGATCCTGCCGTACCTGCGCCCGGACGGCAAGACGCAGGTGACGATCGAGTACGACGGAGACAAGCCGGTCCGCGTCGACACCATCGTCATCTCCACCCAGCACCATCCCGACGTGTCGCAGGAGCAGATCAGGGCCGACATGCTGGAGCATGTCGTGAATCCGGTGGTGCCGGTGCACCTCCTCGACGACGCCACCAAGTACTTCATCAACCCGTCGGGCCGTTTCGTGATCGGTGGGCCGCAGGGTGATGCCGGGCTGACCGGCCGGAAGATCATCGTCGACACCTACGGCGGATACGCCCGTCATGGCGGCGGGGCCTTCTCGGGCAAGGACCCGACGAAGGTGGACCGCTCGGGCGCGTATGCCGCGCGCTACGTGGCGAAGAACATCGTCGCCGCCGGGCTGGCCGATAAGTGCGAAGTGCAGGTGGCCTACGCCATCGGCGTGGCGCAGCCGGTGTCGATCAGCGTGGATACGTACGGCACGGGCAAGGTGAGCGAGGAGGTGCTGGTGGGCCTCATTCGCAAGCACTTTGACCTGCGGCCGGCAGGGATCATCAAGATGCTCGACCTGCGCCGCCCGATTTACCGCCAAGTGGCTGCCTACGGGCACTTTGGCCGCGACGACCTCGACCTGCCGTGGGAGCGGACGGACAAAGCGGAGATCCTGAAAGCCGAAGCCCAGGCGCACATGAAGGTGTAAGGACCCGAGACAACCCCGCTGAGCGAAGCGGGTTTTTTTTCCGCAAGGGCTGTGAGGAATCTTCTGGAAAAAACCGAGGGCGAGGGCCATGAACCCGGAGCAGCTGGATGCGCTGATGGGACAGGTCATCGCGGTGACCCAGCAGTGCCGCGAACAGGTGTTTCTTCTCCTCGAGTCGACGCGGGCGGAAGTGGAGGCCGCGCGGCGGGAGCTGGAGGACGCCAGGCGGGAGGCCCAGGCGATCATGCGCGCCTACGACGATGCGCGGCGGCAGTGGCTACAGGCGCGCCGCCACCTGGCCGACGTGAGCCGCCGCGTGCACGCGGTGTCGGAGGAGGCCATCCGCGCGGCGTACGAGGAGGCGAGCCGCCTGCAGGAGCAGCTCAGCATCTACCAAGAGCGCGAGCGCCACATGCGGCAGCGGCGCGAGGAGTTGGAGCGCCGGTTGCGCCATCTGGAAGGGATGGTGCGGCGGGCCGAGGAGCTGCTTTCGCAGATCGGTGTCGTCCTCGATTTCCTCAGCGGCAAGGTGGCGTCCGTGCTCGCCAACCTGTGCCAGCGGTCGGCGCCGGAGTGGCTCGGGCTGGCCATCCTGCAGGCCCAGGAAGAGGAGCGCAAGCGCGTGGCCCGGGAAATCCACGACGGTCCGGCCCAAACCCTGGCCAATGTCGTGCTGCGGGCCGACATGGCGGACCGGTGCATCGCGAAGCGGGAATACGAGGCGGCGCGCCGCGAATTGCAGGACGTGAAGAACCTCGTGCGGGAAAGCCTCATCGACGTGCGGCGCATCATCTTCGATCTGCGGCCGATGAGCCTGGACGACTTGGGGCTTGTCCCCACGCTGCGCAAGTACCTGTCTACGCTCGAGGAGCGGCACGGCTTGCCCGTTCGCCTGCGCGTCGAGGGCGGTGAGCGGCGCCTGGACCCGGCCGTCGAGGTGGCCCTCTTTCGCCTCATCCAGGAAAGCCTGAACAACGTCGTGAAGCATGCCGCGGCGACCCGCGCCGAGGTGGCGGTGCATTTCCTGCCCGGGGCGGTGTCGGTCGAAGTGGCCGACAACGGGCGCGGGTTTGATCCGGCGTCCATCGGGGAAGGCCATTTTGGCATCTTCGGCATGC
Encoded proteins:
- the metK gene encoding methionine adenosyltransferase; translated protein: MRKGRRLFTSESVTEGHPDKICDQISDAVLDAILEKDPNARVACETAVTTGLVLVTGEITTECYVDIPKLVRDVIRDIGYTRAKFGFDADTCAVITAIDEQSPDIAAGVNRALEAREGQMSDEEIEAIGAGDQGLMFGFACNETPELMPLPISLAHKLARRLAEVRKKEILPYLRPDGKTQVTIEYDGDKPVRVDTIVISTQHHPDVSQEQIRADMLEHVVNPVVPVHLLDDATKYFINPSGRFVIGGPQGDAGLTGRKIIVDTYGGYARHGGGAFSGKDPTKVDRSGAYAARYVAKNIVAAGLADKCEVQVAYAIGVAQPVSISVDTYGTGKVSEEVLVGLIRKHFDLRPAGIIKMLDLRRPIYRQVAAYGHFGRDDLDLPWERTDKAEILKAEAQAHMKV
- a CDS encoding sensor histidine kinase, giving the protein MNPEQLDALMGQVIAVTQQCREQVFLLLESTRAEVEAARRELEDARREAQAIMRAYDDARRQWLQARRHLADVSRRVHAVSEEAIRAAYEEASRLQEQLSIYQERERHMRQRREELERRLRHLEGMVRRAEELLSQIGVVLDFLSGKVASVLANLCQRSAPEWLGLAILQAQEEERKRVAREIHDGPAQTLANVVLRADMADRCIAKREYEAARRELQDVKNLVRESLIDVRRIIFDLRPMSLDDLGLVPTLRKYLSTLEERHGLPVRLRVEGGERRLDPAVEVALFRLIQESLNNVVKHAAATRAEVAVHFLPGAVSVEVADNGRGFDPASIGEGHFGIFGMRERVQLLKGQFALDSQPGKGTSVRFTVPIRSAAQIRPKESGRGEGR